The following are from one region of the Planctomonas sp. JC2975 genome:
- a CDS encoding metallophosphoesterase: protein MGIRIRKLPLVAAGVVAALVFGVGGAAIAQSVDNGWPYDTTKSNASADGRSYTLAAVGDIACEPDDDDNAANPSELKCGSPSLGGYDAEFATAKQADDMHPNAVALLGDEQYQVGKLSDFEGSFETAWGGLKFLERPAPGNHEYYSYTKKGDDEAAQNGNGYFAYFNGHNQAGTPNTAGQAGDDTETNQGWYSYNLGNWHIISLNVECNSAAFANDCSTTDDGLLAQETKWLAQDLKSNTRQCTVAYWHQPTFSSTTEATPTVAASAPGAGGQEGAVSDAWWNLLYQNHATFVLNGHEHAYARLKPMNPAGEYDPKHGIPEFIIGTGGEALDTTAVASNGAYANSNVVTAYDQGFGVMDFTLKPNGYSYSYKPVLAGPGATASALDYSDSGSGSCRGNS from the coding sequence ATGGGCATCCGCATCCGGAAGCTCCCGCTCGTCGCCGCCGGCGTCGTCGCCGCGCTCGTGTTCGGCGTCGGCGGCGCCGCCATCGCCCAGAGCGTCGACAACGGCTGGCCGTACGACACGACGAAGTCGAATGCCAGCGCCGACGGTCGCAGTTACACGCTCGCGGCGGTCGGCGACATCGCCTGCGAGCCCGACGATGACGACAACGCCGCCAACCCCAGCGAACTGAAGTGCGGCAGCCCGTCGCTCGGCGGATACGACGCCGAGTTCGCGACGGCGAAGCAGGCGGACGACATGCATCCGAACGCCGTGGCCCTGCTCGGCGACGAGCAGTACCAGGTCGGCAAGCTGAGCGACTTCGAGGGCTCCTTCGAGACGGCATGGGGCGGCCTCAAGTTCCTGGAGCGCCCGGCCCCCGGCAACCACGAGTACTACTCGTACACGAAGAAGGGCGACGACGAGGCCGCGCAGAACGGCAACGGCTACTTCGCCTACTTCAACGGTCACAACCAGGCAGGGACGCCCAACACTGCGGGCCAGGCCGGCGACGACACGGAGACGAACCAGGGCTGGTACTCCTACAACCTGGGCAACTGGCACATCATCTCGTTGAACGTCGAATGCAATTCCGCGGCGTTCGCCAACGACTGCTCGACGACGGATGACGGCCTCCTCGCCCAGGAGACGAAGTGGCTCGCGCAAGACCTCAAGAGCAACACGCGTCAGTGCACTGTTGCGTACTGGCACCAGCCGACGTTCAGCTCCACGACGGAGGCCACCCCGACGGTCGCCGCATCGGCTCCGGGCGCCGGCGGCCAGGAGGGTGCCGTCTCCGACGCGTGGTGGAACCTGCTGTACCAGAACCACGCCACGTTCGTGCTCAACGGCCACGAGCACGCCTACGCTCGCCTCAAGCCGATGAACCCGGCGGGCGAGTACGACCCCAAGCACGGCATCCCCGAGTTCATCATCGGCACGGGCGGCGAAGCGCTCGACACGACGGCCGTGGCCAGCAACGGCGCCTACGCCAACTCGAACGTCGTCACGGCATACGACCAGGGCTTCGGCGTGATGGACTTCACCCTCAAGCCGAACGGTTACTCGTATTCGTACAAGCCGGTGCTCGCAGGGCCGGGTGCCACGGCATCCGCTCTGGACTACAGCGACTCGGGATCGGGATCCTGCCGCGGCAACTCCTGA
- the msuE gene encoding FMN reductase: MTEKLRVVAVSGSLHDPSKTGVLIDEILRRLGQVLDVETHVIRITDVGPQFAGVLNRADLPRSVEDELRRVETADLLVVATPVYRASFTGLFKHFFDFVDQYALVDTPVLLAATGGSERHSLIVEHQLRPLFGFFQALTLPVGVYAHESDFDGYAIDSPLLVERIKTSIGRGLPLITSSVREKARIRQTLDQGEQVEATVAPQHPQKPVRLFS, encoded by the coding sequence ATGACCGAGAAGCTCCGCGTCGTCGCCGTCTCCGGCAGCCTGCACGATCCGTCGAAGACCGGCGTGCTGATCGACGAGATCCTGCGCCGGCTCGGTCAGGTGCTCGACGTCGAGACGCACGTCATCCGCATCACGGATGTCGGCCCGCAGTTCGCCGGTGTGCTCAACCGCGCAGACCTGCCGCGCTCCGTCGAGGACGAGCTCCGCAGAGTCGAGACCGCCGACCTGCTGGTCGTGGCCACCCCGGTCTATCGCGCCTCGTTCACCGGACTCTTCAAGCACTTCTTCGACTTCGTCGACCAGTACGCGCTCGTCGACACCCCCGTGCTGCTCGCGGCGACCGGCGGCAGTGAGCGCCACTCGCTCATCGTCGAGCATCAGCTGCGTCCGCTGTTCGGCTTCTTCCAGGCGCTGACGCTCCCGGTCGGCGTCTACGCGCACGAGTCCGACTTCGACGGATACGCCATCGACTCGCCGCTGCTGGTCGAGCGGATCAAGACGTCCATCGGACGCGGTCTTCCGCTGATCACCTCCAGCGTGCGGGAGAAGGCGCGCATCAGGCAGACGCTCGACCAGGGGGAGCAGGTGGAAGCGACCGTCGCGCCGCAGCATCCGCAGAAGCCGGTGAGGCTGTTCAGCTGA
- a CDS encoding ABC transporter substrate-binding protein, producing the protein MRIRYALPVVAVAAALLLTGCVDNSGGSGSGSTTGASNPYGVKKDDALAKTLPSDIEKAGQITVGVDATYAPNEYKDSNGNPIGWDIDLANAIGAKLGVKMNYTIAKFDNIIPSITGARYNIGVSSFTDTTEREKQVDFVNYYNAGVLWASQKGKTVDPDNACGLKVAVEAGTYEDTDEVPAKSKACTDAGKPAIQVLKYDGQDQATNALVLGQVDAMSADSPITDYAVAKQGDKIQKAGETFDVAPYGIAVDKGSKLTDVIKNALQSLIDDGSYGKILKKWGVDDGAVTAAAVNAASKQ; encoded by the coding sequence ATGCGAATTCGATATGCGCTCCCGGTGGTCGCCGTCGCGGCGGCACTCCTGCTCACCGGATGCGTCGACAACTCGGGCGGATCCGGTTCCGGCTCGACGACCGGCGCATCCAACCCGTACGGCGTGAAGAAGGACGACGCGCTCGCGAAGACCCTTCCGTCCGACATCGAGAAGGCCGGACAGATCACCGTGGGCGTCGACGCCACGTACGCCCCGAACGAGTACAAGGACTCGAACGGCAACCCGATCGGCTGGGACATCGACCTGGCGAACGCGATCGGCGCGAAGCTCGGTGTCAAGATGAACTACACGATCGCGAAGTTCGACAACATCATCCCGAGCATCACTGGCGCACGCTACAACATCGGCGTCTCGTCGTTCACCGACACGACCGAGCGCGAGAAGCAGGTCGACTTCGTCAACTACTACAACGCCGGCGTGCTCTGGGCGTCCCAGAAGGGCAAGACCGTCGACCCGGACAACGCGTGCGGGCTCAAGGTCGCGGTCGAGGCGGGCACGTACGAGGACACCGACGAGGTGCCCGCGAAGTCGAAGGCGTGCACCGACGCCGGCAAGCCCGCGATCCAGGTGCTGAAGTACGACGGCCAGGACCAGGCCACGAACGCGCTGGTGCTCGGCCAGGTCGACGCCATGAGCGCCGACTCGCCCATCACCGACTACGCGGTGGCGAAGCAGGGCGACAAGATCCAGAAGGCCGGCGAGACGTTCGACGTGGCCCCATACGGCATCGCGGTCGACAAGGGCTCCAAGCTGACCGACGTGATCAAGAACGCCCTGCAGTCGCTCATCGACGACGGCAGCTACGGGAAGATCCTGAAGAAGTGGGGCGTCGACGACGGAGCGGTCACCGCTGCCGCGGTCAACGCCGCCTCGAAGCAGTAA
- a CDS encoding ABC transporter substrate-binding protein, with protein MKSASTRRARVLLGVSALAVSALALTGCSGSGGSSSGGSITIGTTDKTTSLDPAGSYDNGSFAVMNQVYPFLMNTPYGSPDVKPDIAQSASFTSPTEYTVKLKSGLKFANGHDLTSSDVKFTFDRQLKINDPNGPASLLGNLDSVSTPDKLTAVFHLKVANDQTFPQVLSSPAGPIVDEQVFSATKVTPDTDIVKGDAFAGQYYIKSFKVNNLIQFKAFDGYDGLLGKPKTDTVNMKYYTSAPNMKLDIQQGGIDVAYRQLSATDIASLRSDKKVKIVDGPGGEIRYIVFNFNSMPYGAKTSEADPAKALAVRQAAADLIDRKAIASQVYKDTYTPLYSYVPQGLTGATESLKSLYGDGSGGISLDKAKKTLQDAGVTTPIALSLQYTPEHYGPSSADEYALIKDQLETGGLFKVNLQSTEYVQYTKDRVADVYPAYQLGWFPDYSDADNYLTPFFSKDNFLSNHYDNPDVQKLITQQVGTTDKAERTKLIEQIQDKVAQDLSTLPMLQGSQVAVVGSNVQGLTLDASFKLRIASIYKK; from the coding sequence ATGAAATCGGCATCTACCCGCCGCGCCCGCGTCTTGCTGGGCGTCTCGGCGCTCGCCGTATCCGCCCTCGCACTCACAGGATGCTCCGGCTCCGGTGGCTCGAGTTCGGGCGGCTCCATCACGATCGGCACCACCGACAAGACGACCAGCCTCGACCCGGCCGGTTCGTACGACAACGGATCGTTCGCCGTGATGAACCAGGTGTACCCGTTCCTGATGAACACGCCGTACGGCAGCCCGGACGTGAAGCCGGACATCGCGCAGTCCGCGTCGTTCACCTCGCCGACGGAGTACACGGTCAAGCTCAAGAGCGGACTGAAGTTCGCAAACGGCCACGACCTGACCTCATCCGACGTGAAGTTCACGTTCGACCGTCAGCTGAAGATCAACGACCCGAACGGTCCCGCCTCGCTGCTCGGCAATCTCGACAGCGTGTCGACGCCGGACAAGCTGACCGCGGTCTTCCACCTGAAGGTCGCGAACGACCAGACCTTCCCGCAGGTGCTCTCGAGCCCGGCCGGACCGATCGTCGACGAGCAGGTCTTCTCGGCCACCAAGGTGACGCCCGACACGGACATCGTCAAGGGTGACGCTTTCGCCGGTCAGTACTACATCAAGTCGTTCAAGGTGAACAACCTGATCCAGTTCAAGGCGTTCGACGGCTACGACGGCCTGCTCGGCAAGCCGAAGACCGACACGGTCAACATGAAGTACTACACGAGCGCGCCGAACATGAAGCTGGACATCCAGCAGGGCGGCATCGACGTCGCGTACCGGCAGCTGTCCGCGACCGACATCGCGAGCCTGCGCTCCGACAAGAAGGTCAAGATCGTCGACGGCCCCGGCGGTGAGATCCGCTACATCGTGTTCAACTTCAACTCGATGCCGTACGGTGCCAAGACCTCGGAGGCCGATCCGGCCAAGGCGCTCGCCGTCCGCCAGGCAGCTGCCGACCTCATCGACCGCAAGGCGATCGCGAGCCAGGTGTACAAGGACACCTACACGCCGCTGTACTCCTATGTTCCGCAGGGCCTGACCGGTGCCACCGAGTCGCTCAAGTCGCTCTACGGCGACGGCAGCGGCGGCATCTCGCTCGACAAGGCGAAGAAGACGCTGCAGGATGCCGGCGTCACGACGCCGATCGCGCTCAGCCTGCAGTACACCCCGGAGCACTACGGCCCGTCGTCCGCCGACGAGTACGCGCTGATCAAGGACCAGCTCGAGACCGGCGGCCTGTTCAAGGTCAACCTGCAGTCCACCGAGTACGTGCAGTACACGAAGGACCGCGTCGCCGACGTCTACCCGGCCTACCAGCTCGGCTGGTTCCCGGACTACTCGGACGCCGACAACTACCTCACGCCGTTCTTCTCGAAGGACAACTTCCTGTCGAACCACTACGACAACCCCGACGTGCAGAAGCTGATCACGCAGCAGGTGGGCACGACGGACAAGGCGGAGCGCACGAAGCTGATCGAGCAGATCCAGGACAAGGTGGCGCAGGACCTCTCCACGCTGCCGATGCTCCAGGGCTCGCAGGTGGCGGTCGTCGGCTCGAACGTCCAGGGCCTCACGCTCGACGCGTCGTTCAAGCTGCGTATCGCGTCGATCTACAAGAAGTAA
- a CDS encoding DUF5107 domain-containing protein, with translation MSTTARVAVDEITMPSGDLGPTDPLPPIAGSGDLHKDAGGEGLDDEMRFGLGYGKVDTVLPYLMQDGYSRDLEERRHPIAVLEDERMRAEFLIGLGGRLWSLVDKRTGRELLHKNPVFRPANLALRNAWFAGGVEWNLGTTGHWPLTCSPLHTARVRRPDGTEVLRMYEYERMRGLVVRIDASLAPDAPLLVVTVTIRNPRDAEVPVYWWSNIAVPERDDVRVVAPAESAYRFGYEGTLSVVPFPDAAGDGVDRSHTTRSRDAADYFFELNRTTLPWIAALDGEGAGLFHASTPRLRGRKLFLWGSGAGSAHWQRWLTDGEHPYLEIQAGLARTQLEHLPMPANSSWRWTEVYGLAEAEADAVHGSWSDAVAAAAKAVERVGAPQVLAREEARDDRDDEVVDVLQRASGWGALEDARRASTGEPALSTADTPFMAGDLGPEQGWWLTALNGASPDDASASADAAIDPTAAPLSYQSDQAWAVAVDSTDGWLALLHAGVLAIARGDWAAATDAWRASAADTDNGWAWRNLAVAAMRDGAPAAAADAYAHARSLLPHLLPISIEAVGQLLDSDRATDALTLIGSLDAVHRTDGRIRYAEARASLAVGDVERCGRVLDDGIEIADLKEGEASLDGLWLDYQVARLAALDGVPADETLRARAAREFPPPARYDFRMHVED, from the coding sequence ATGAGCACAACTGCCCGGGTCGCCGTGGACGAGATCACGATGCCTTCTGGCGATCTCGGGCCGACCGATCCGCTCCCTCCCATCGCCGGAAGCGGCGACCTGCACAAAGATGCCGGCGGCGAAGGTCTCGACGACGAGATGCGGTTCGGCCTCGGCTACGGCAAGGTCGACACGGTGCTGCCGTACCTGATGCAGGACGGTTACTCGCGCGACCTGGAGGAGCGGCGGCATCCGATCGCCGTGCTGGAAGACGAGCGGATGCGTGCCGAGTTCCTGATCGGACTCGGCGGCAGGCTGTGGTCGCTCGTCGACAAGCGAACCGGCCGCGAGCTGCTCCACAAGAACCCGGTGTTCCGTCCGGCGAATCTGGCGCTGCGCAACGCGTGGTTCGCCGGCGGCGTGGAATGGAACCTCGGGACGACCGGACACTGGCCGCTCACCTGCTCCCCGCTGCACACCGCGCGCGTTCGGCGTCCGGACGGCACAGAGGTGCTGCGCATGTACGAGTACGAGCGGATGCGCGGCCTCGTCGTGCGCATCGATGCGTCGCTCGCCCCCGACGCACCGCTTCTCGTCGTGACGGTGACGATCCGCAATCCGCGGGATGCCGAGGTTCCGGTCTACTGGTGGTCCAATATCGCGGTGCCCGAGCGGGACGACGTTCGTGTCGTGGCTCCTGCGGAGTCCGCGTACCGATTCGGCTACGAGGGCACCCTGTCGGTCGTGCCGTTCCCCGATGCTGCAGGCGACGGCGTCGACCGCAGCCACACCACGCGCTCACGCGATGCCGCCGACTACTTCTTCGAGCTGAACCGCACCACATTGCCGTGGATCGCTGCGCTCGACGGCGAGGGTGCCGGCTTGTTCCACGCGTCGACGCCTCGCCTGCGCGGACGCAAGCTGTTCCTCTGGGGATCCGGTGCCGGCAGCGCGCACTGGCAGCGCTGGCTCACCGATGGCGAGCATCCATACCTGGAGATCCAGGCGGGGCTCGCGCGTACCCAGCTCGAGCATCTGCCCATGCCGGCGAACTCGTCGTGGCGCTGGACGGAGGTCTACGGGCTCGCCGAAGCCGAAGCGGATGCCGTGCACGGCTCCTGGAGCGACGCGGTGGCAGCAGCGGCGAAGGCCGTGGAGCGGGTGGGTGCGCCTCAAGTGCTCGCTCGGGAAGAGGCGCGCGACGATCGGGACGACGAGGTCGTTGACGTGCTGCAGCGGGCATCCGGATGGGGTGCACTCGAAGACGCCCGTCGCGCGAGCACCGGCGAGCCGGCGCTGTCCACCGCGGACACGCCGTTCATGGCAGGCGACCTCGGACCCGAGCAAGGGTGGTGGCTCACCGCGCTGAACGGAGCTTCGCCGGACGACGCATCCGCGTCGGCCGATGCAGCCATCGATCCGACAGCGGCGCCGCTGTCGTACCAGTCCGACCAGGCATGGGCCGTCGCAGTGGACTCTACCGACGGATGGCTCGCGTTGCTCCACGCCGGAGTGTTGGCCATCGCCCGCGGAGACTGGGCAGCGGCGACCGACGCCTGGCGTGCATCCGCCGCCGACACGGACAACGGCTGGGCCTGGCGCAACCTCGCGGTCGCCGCGATGCGCGATGGCGCTCCCGCGGCCGCCGCGGATGCCTACGCGCACGCCCGCAGCCTGCTTCCGCACCTGCTCCCCATCAGCATCGAGGCCGTTGGCCAGCTTCTGGACAGCGATCGCGCGACCGACGCACTGACACTCATCGGGTCGCTGGACGCTGTGCACCGCACGGACGGTCGGATCCGCTATGCGGAGGCGCGGGCGTCCCTCGCCGTCGGCGATGTCGAACGGTGCGGACGCGTGCTCGACGATGGCATCGAGATCGCCGACCTCAAGGAGGGCGAGGCCTCGCTCGACGGCCTCTGGCTGGACTACCAGGTGGCCCGCCTCGCGGCGCTCGATGGTGTTCCGGCCGACGAGACGTTGCGCGCAAGAGCCGCTCGCGAGTTCCCGCCGCCCGCGCGCTACGACTTCCGCATGCACGTGGAGGACTGA
- a CDS encoding phage tail protein — protein sequence MSQIVDFENVSTAGLESSPVAEALAGLRANEARYFKNKYDHVFTVDKAADAAAAVEWVSRILDDERGIVIASPALEATAFEVDGIRMAYVFYESGLSINVMYTIADAGKRAVGFKLSEGMQIPDELSSFKFARQKSRLAGTIRGSFFVIKGEH from the coding sequence ATGTCGCAGATCGTCGATTTCGAGAACGTGTCGACGGCAGGACTGGAGTCCTCGCCGGTCGCCGAGGCCCTCGCGGGACTGCGCGCGAATGAGGCGCGCTACTTCAAGAACAAGTACGACCACGTCTTCACGGTCGACAAGGCCGCCGACGCGGCGGCAGCCGTGGAGTGGGTCAGTCGCATCCTCGACGACGAGCGCGGTATCGTCATCGCCTCCCCCGCGCTGGAGGCGACCGCGTTCGAGGTCGACGGAATCCGGATGGCGTACGTGTTCTACGAATCCGGCCTGTCCATCAACGTGATGTACACGATCGCCGACGCTGGCAAGCGTGCCGTCGGTTTCAAGCTCTCCGAGGGCATGCAGATTCCGGACGAGCTGTCGTCCTTCAAGTTCGCGCGGCAGAAGTCGCGGTTGGCAGGCACCATCCGCGGCTCGTTCTTCGTCATCAAGGGCGAGCACTGA
- a CDS encoding ABC transporter permease, which translates to MATTATVPTVRAPKRSLWSRLPVVHQLRQSVGVQRGMLVTGLVITAVFILVAIFAPVLAPYGFAQLHGADGKDFGSQQPPSPAHIWGTTVGGYDVFSRVLWGAQTAALVIIIAVVLSIFAGVLLGLVSGYLGGWVDRVLVVICDAIYAFPTLLLAIVMSIVISGGQSGLWAGIFAAAISITVVYIPQYFRVIRSEVVRIKSEAYVESAKVIGASAGRIMFKHVFRNSTRTLPLIFTLNASEAILTLAGLGFLGFGIEPTSASEWGYDLNKAIADVTSGIWWTALYPGLAIVLVVLGITLVGESLNDLADPRLRGRRAVAAASGATADISVVPGGPNMAPGGLEGLEPGAGIEEQGIEVRE; encoded by the coding sequence ATGGCGACCACAGCCACCGTGCCCACCGTGCGCGCCCCCAAGCGCAGTCTCTGGTCGCGCCTGCCCGTCGTGCATCAGCTGCGGCAATCGGTCGGCGTGCAGCGAGGGATGCTCGTCACCGGCCTCGTCATCACTGCCGTGTTCATCCTGGTGGCGATCTTCGCTCCGGTCCTCGCCCCCTACGGATTCGCGCAGCTGCACGGTGCAGACGGCAAGGACTTCGGATCCCAGCAGCCGCCGAGCCCCGCACACATCTGGGGCACCACCGTCGGCGGTTACGACGTGTTCTCGCGTGTGCTTTGGGGTGCCCAGACCGCAGCCCTCGTGATCATCATCGCCGTCGTGCTGTCGATCTTCGCCGGCGTGCTGCTCGGCCTGGTCTCCGGATACCTGGGCGGCTGGGTCGATCGCGTTCTGGTCGTCATCTGCGACGCCATCTACGCGTTCCCGACCCTGCTGCTCGCCATCGTGATGTCGATCGTGATCTCCGGCGGCCAGTCCGGTCTGTGGGCCGGCATCTTCGCCGCGGCCATCTCCATCACGGTCGTCTATATCCCTCAGTACTTCCGCGTCATCCGCTCCGAAGTGGTGCGCATCAAGTCCGAGGCGTACGTCGAGTCGGCGAAGGTGATCGGCGCGTCGGCCGGCCGCATCATGTTCAAGCACGTGTTCCGCAACTCGACGCGGACGCTGCCGCTCATCTTCACGTTGAACGCGTCAGAGGCCATCCTCACGCTGGCCGGCCTCGGATTCCTCGGATTCGGCATCGAGCCGACGTCCGCCAGCGAGTGGGGCTACGACCTCAACAAGGCCATCGCCGATGTAACGAGCGGCATCTGGTGGACGGCGCTGTATCCGGGACTGGCGATCGTGTTGGTCGTGCTCGGCATCACGCTCGTCGGCGAGAGCCTCAACGACCTCGCAGACCCGCGGTTGCGCGGCAGGCGGGCCGTCGCCGCGGCATCAGGTGCGACGGCGGACATCAGCGTCGTTCCCGGTGGCCCGAACATGGCGCCGGGAGGCCTGGAAGGGCTCGAACCGGGAGCAGGCATCGAGGAGCAGGGAATCGAGGTGCGCGAGTGA
- a CDS encoding ABC transporter permease, translating to MTALLDEPDPVLSAAPQTSARTGRRGGGLLRYIIIRFLLIIPTVFILVTVVFFLMRSTGDPITAAQGGRLPPDELAKRIHEAGYDRPLIVQYLEYLGQIFTGNFGTTFSDHQPVTTVLVTYGAATLELAFYALIVAFIIGIPLGMLAAYLRDKGWDAALRIFAILCYATPVFFAGLLLKLVFSVWLGWLPVSGRATTANELTLQSLDHPTGIYLIDAFQTGDPAIVGDVLAHAVLPGIALGFLTAGVFLRLVRTNVISTLSTDYVASGRSRGVSEFRLVRKHAYRPALIPIITVMGLQIALLLGGAVLTETTFEWKGLGFQLAQYLQARDYVAVQGIVALLAVIVAITNFLVDVLAALIDPRVRY from the coding sequence ATGACAGCCCTCCTCGACGAGCCGGATCCGGTTCTATCGGCCGCACCGCAAACCTCCGCTCGAACGGGCCGCCGTGGTGGCGGCCTGCTGCGGTACATCATCATCCGCTTCCTGCTCATCATCCCGACGGTGTTCATCCTGGTGACCGTCGTCTTCTTCCTGATGCGCTCGACCGGAGACCCGATCACCGCCGCGCAGGGCGGCCGGCTTCCGCCTGACGAGCTGGCCAAGCGCATCCACGAAGCCGGTTACGACCGGCCGCTGATCGTTCAGTACCTGGAGTACCTCGGGCAGATCTTCACCGGGAACTTCGGCACGACCTTCAGCGACCACCAGCCCGTCACGACTGTGCTGGTCACATACGGGGCGGCGACGCTCGAGCTCGCGTTCTACGCGCTGATCGTCGCATTCATCATCGGCATCCCACTGGGCATGCTCGCCGCCTACTTGCGCGACAAGGGCTGGGATGCCGCCCTGCGCATCTTCGCCATCCTCTGCTACGCGACGCCGGTCTTCTTCGCCGGCCTGCTGCTCAAGCTGGTCTTCTCCGTGTGGCTCGGATGGCTGCCCGTCTCTGGGCGCGCCACCACGGCCAACGAGCTCACGCTGCAGTCGCTCGACCATCCGACCGGCATCTACCTGATCGACGCGTTCCAGACGGGAGATCCGGCCATCGTCGGCGACGTGCTCGCGCACGCGGTGCTGCCCGGCATCGCCCTCGGATTCCTCACCGCGGGCGTGTTCCTGCGACTGGTGCGCACCAACGTGATCAGCACGTTGTCGACGGACTACGTCGCATCCGGACGTTCGCGCGGCGTCAGCGAGTTCCGGCTCGTGCGCAAGCACGCTTACCGGCCGGCGCTCATTCCGATCATCACCGTGATGGGCCTGCAGATCGCTCTGCTGCTCGGCGGCGCGGTGCTCACCGAGACCACCTTCGAATGGAAGGGCCTCGGATTCCAGCTCGCGCAATACCTGCAGGCTCGCGACTACGTGGCGGTGCAGGGCATCGTCGCCCTGCTCGCCGTCATCGTCGCCATCACGAACTTCCTGGTGGATGTGCTTGCAGCGCTCATCGACCCGAGAGTGAGGTACTGA
- a CDS encoding ABC transporter ATP-binding protein — MRIDDLTVSFSTDAGAVKAVDGVSLHVSPGEVLAIVGESGSGKTVTARTILGLLPETATSSGAVLLNTAAGEVDVVTMTNKQLKAVRGPAVSMVFQEPSTALNPVYKVGWQIAEGLRAHGKISKKDARAQAIDILRKVGIPDPEERVDYYPHQFSGGQKQRVVIAMALVLGPRLIVADEPTTALDVTVQAEILDLLRRCRVEFGSAIVLITHNMGVVADLADRVAVMYNGKLVEEADVSTLFAAPREDYTKRLLAAVPRIGEGTVTARERAEARPDGWTDAEPVVKASGLQIQYPGRIGQRGFIAVDGVDFAIRPGEVLGLVGESGSGKTTIGRAIAGLTRVTGGSLSVLGHEMNGVRESTFRPVRDRIGFVFQDPASSFNPLLTIAQCVAEPFIVHGKAGNAADVRERVDELLEAVQLPRSYGDRYPHELSGGQRQRASLARAIALKPPLLIADEPTSALDVSVQQRVLEVFADLQREFGFACLFISHDLAVVDIVADRIAVMHHGRLVEEGNGEQVLGAPQDPYTRRLLASLPVPDPVEQAKRRAALQELVTGA, encoded by the coding sequence GTGCGCATCGACGACCTAACCGTGTCGTTCTCCACCGACGCCGGCGCGGTGAAGGCCGTCGACGGCGTGAGCCTGCACGTGTCGCCGGGCGAGGTGCTCGCCATCGTCGGCGAGTCGGGCAGCGGCAAGACGGTGACGGCGCGCACGATCCTGGGGCTTCTGCCGGAGACCGCCACGTCGTCCGGCGCCGTGCTGCTGAACACGGCGGCCGGCGAGGTGGACGTCGTCACCATGACGAACAAGCAGCTGAAAGCCGTGCGCGGCCCCGCCGTGTCGATGGTTTTCCAGGAGCCGTCGACCGCGCTCAATCCGGTCTACAAGGTGGGCTGGCAGATCGCGGAGGGGCTGCGTGCCCACGGCAAGATCTCTAAGAAGGACGCGCGCGCACAAGCGATCGACATCCTCCGCAAGGTGGGCATCCCCGATCCCGAGGAGCGAGTCGACTACTACCCGCACCAGTTCTCCGGCGGGCAGAAGCAGCGCGTCGTCATCGCGATGGCGCTCGTGCTCGGGCCTCGCCTGATCGTGGCGGACGAGCCGACAACCGCCCTCGACGTCACGGTGCAGGCCGAGATCCTCGATCTGCTGCGCAGGTGCCGGGTCGAATTCGGCTCTGCCATCGTGCTCATCACGCACAACATGGGCGTCGTCGCCGATCTCGCCGACCGGGTCGCCGTGATGTACAACGGCAAGCTCGTGGAGGAGGCGGATGTCTCCACGTTGTTCGCCGCACCGCGCGAGGACTACACGAAGCGGCTGCTCGCCGCGGTCCCGCGCATCGGCGAGGGAACGGTCACCGCCAGGGAGCGCGCTGAGGCGCGTCCCGACGGCTGGACGGACGCCGAGCCGGTGGTCAAGGCATCCGGACTGCAGATCCAGTACCCCGGGCGCATCGGGCAGCGCGGATTCATCGCCGTTGACGGCGTCGACTTCGCCATCCGTCCCGGCGAGGTGCTGGGGCTCGTCGGGGAGTCCGGATCCGGCAAGACCACCATCGGGCGCGCCATCGCCGGCCTCACCAGGGTGACCGGCGGATCGCTGTCCGTGCTCGGACACGAGATGAACGGCGTGCGCGAGAGCACGTTCCGTCCCGTTCGGGACCGGATCGGATTCGTGTTCCAGGACCCCGCGTCGAGCTTCAATCCGCTGCTGACCATCGCGCAGTGCGTGGCAGAGCCGTTCATCGTGCACGGCAAGGCCGGCAACGCCGCCGACGTCAGAGAACGCGTTGACGAGCTCCTCGAGGCCGTGCAGCTGCCTCGCTCGTACGGCGACAGGTATCCGCACGAGCTCTCCGGCGGCCAGCGTCAGCGCGCGAGCCTGGCCAGGGCCATCGCGCTCAAGCCGCCCCTGCTCATCGCCGACGAGCCGACGAGCGCACTCGACGTCTCCGTGCAGCAGCGCGTGCTCGAGGTGTTCGCCGACCTCCAGAGGGAGTTCGGCTTCGCCTGCCTGTTCATCAGCCACGACCTCGCGGTCGTCGACATCGTCGCCGACCGGATCGCCGTCATGCACCACGGCCGGCTGGTCGAGGAGGGCAACGGCGAGCAGGTGCTCGGAGCGCCGCAGGATCCCTATACGCGCCGGCTGCTGGCATCCCTGCCCGTACCGGATCCGGTGGAGCAGGCGAAGCGCCGGGCCGCGCTGCAGGAGCTGGTCACGGGAGCCTAG